In Notamacropus eugenii isolate mMacEug1 chromosome 1, mMacEug1.pri_v2, whole genome shotgun sequence, one genomic interval encodes:
- the PFDN4 gene encoding prefoldin subunit 4 — MAATMKKAAAEDVNVTFEDQQKINKFARNTSRITELKEEIDVKKKQLQNLEDACDDVMMMDEDSLMIPYQIGDVFISHSQDETQEMLEEAKKNLQDEIEALESRVESIQRVLADLKVQLYAKFGSNINLEADDS; from the exons ATGGCCGCCACCATGAAGAAGGCG GCTGCAGAAGATGTCAATGTTACTTTTGAAGACCAACAAAAGATTAACAAATTTGCACGGAATACTAGTAGAATCACagaactgaaggaagaaatagacgtTAAAAAG AAACAACTTCAAAATTTAGAGGATGCTTGTGATGATGTAATGATGATGGATGAAGATTCCTTAATGATTCCCTACCAAATTGGTGATGTTTTTATTAGCCACTCTCAAGATGAAACTCAAGAAATGTTGGAGGAAGCTAAG aaaaatttgcAAGATGAAATCGAAGCATTAGAATCCAGAGTTGAATCAATCCAACGGGTGTTAGCCGATTTGAAAGTTCAGTTATATGCAAAATTCGGGAGCAACATAAACCTTGAAGCAGATGACAgttaa